In Phyllopteryx taeniolatus isolate TA_2022b chromosome 1, UOR_Ptae_1.2, whole genome shotgun sequence, the following proteins share a genomic window:
- the frmd4bb gene encoding FERM domain-containing protein 4B isoform X5, with the protein MKGIIEVESENVFKLAANALQESKGDYTSDEATRADLKKLPTLPTKVLKEHPSLAYCEDRVTDYYKQLRGVSRGQAIVQYLTLVESLPTYGVHYYEVKDKQGMPWWLGISYKGIGQYDLQDKLKPRKLYQWKQLENLYFREKKFAVEVNDPHRRAVTKRTFGQTGLLIHTWYASHSLIKTIWVMAISQHQFYLDRKQSKTKLGASKSLEEIAMDLTEHAGAKINKLGESILKNNLITASNGSLVSTGSGDSEMSEEQKKEKLSELRKKEQEIQDLLAKKTKELKKICLREAELTGKLPKEYPLSSDERPPQVRRRVGTAFKLDDLFPYNEDPFLRNLESRFALQQKIVEAAKKLANESELCKTVKKKRRRNCLDAMHKLQQIENEMNHYRIKKGKRPTQRASVIIADEIMRSDCSSLSSLPLEDDDSDSASQRPRSRSVQDSPQFSPLRSLGAEYDVERQTSPRENNHNKRLAFEGQEASLYYHKPREVSSIHSSPYKTLPRPPRDPRSMPPTPVMTRNAYSSSQLRCEGLPHGFRARSGSLESQPQLRKDEDPEKPVFTLSPAHRSNSTEMLEDCSSYTSQSSLDFCGPASSQYSTLDSRNSTMHRLHRNVEVYGNTGSMPNLVQHHSGCSYACETSAHYAPSAYYVSGCPCPDMEPYANGSYVYESDVEGHYNVNPSYQMNGYHGHDRFRHYGSDRADGLSQNPYATVRPPRSREGPRNELLAKNMQKAMVAEHLRGWYHRNRVPREGERAGYDFDCGSQLSLGYQTMPAAFSHSSRTTSFSSVSSVESAGNWRNQLAVGLTDYDTPNIPQYSQHAVPSSPYNRSPTHNRCSPENRVLGSDTKPNKCESVEVVGADASDNHSST; encoded by the exons ATGAAG GGGATTATAGAAGTTGAGAGTGAGAATGTCTTCAAATTGGCAGCAAATGCTTTGCAG GAGTCTAAAGGAGACTACACAAG TGATGAAGCCACACGAGCTGACTTAAAGAAACTGCCCACTCTTCCCACTAAAGTCCTCAAGGAGCACCCATCACTTGCATACTG TGAGGATCGAGTCACCGACTATTATAAACAACTAAGAGGAGTCTCCAGAGGACAGGCGATTGTGCA GTATCTGACACTTGTGGAATCCTTGCCCACATACGGTGTCCACTATTATGAAGTGAAG GATAAACAAGGGATGCCATGGTGGCTTGGGATCAGCTATAAAGGCATTGGCCAGTATGATCTACAAGATAAGCTGAAGCCTAGAAAG CTTTATCAGTGGAAGCAACTGGAAAATTTGTACTTCAGGGAGAAAAAGTTTGCAGTGGAGGTTAATGACCCACACAG GAGAGCAGTAACCAAACGGACCTTCGGACAGACAGGCCTCCTCATCCACACTTGGTATGCGAGCCACTCTTTAATCAAAACTATTTGGGTCATGGCTATTAGCCAACACCAGTTCTACTTGGacagaaaacaaagcaaa ACTAAACTCGGGGCCTCGAAAAGCTTGGAGGAAATCGCCATGGATCTCACTGAGCATGCAGGGGCAAAGATAAACAAACTTGGAGAGtcaatcctgaaaaataacttgaTTACAGCCAGCAATGGGAGCCTGGTATCAACAG GTTCTGGAGACTCCGAAATGAGTGAGGAGCAGAAGAAAGAGAAACTTTCTGAGCTGAGAAAAAAAGAGCAGGAGATTCAAGATCTCTTGGCCAAGAAGACAAAGGAACTAAAGAAGATTTGTTTGAGGGAAGCG GAGCTTACTGGCAAGCTGCCAAAGGAGTACCCCTTGTCTTCAGATGAACGACCACCACAGGTTAGACGGCGAGTTGGCACTGCTTTCAAGTTGGATGACCTTTTCCCTTACAATGAG GATCCTTTTCTGAGAAATCTGGAGAGCAGATTTGCCCTCCAGCAGAAGATAGTGGAGGCTGCTAAAAAGCTGGCAAATGAGTCAGAACTGTGTAAGACAGTCAAGAAGAAAAGGAGGAGAAACTGTTTAGATGCTATGCACAAGCTTCAGCAGATTGAGAATGAGATGAACCATTACCGAATCAAGAAGGGGAAAAGACCCACTCAGCGAGCTTCAGTAATCATTGCTG ATGAAATCATGCGATCAGATTGTAGCTCCTTGTCCAGCCTCCCGTTGGAGGACG ATGACTCGGATAGCGCTAGTCAGCGGCCACGATCACGGTCTGTGCAAGACTCCCCACAGTTCAGCCCATTACGCTCACTGGGAGCAGAATACGATGTGGAGAGGCAAACATCTCCAAGGGAAAATAACCATAACAAAAG ATTAGCTTTTGAAGGCCAAGAGGCTTCCCTCTACTACCACAAACCAAGAGAGGTCTCCTCCATCCACAGTAGCCCTTATAAAACCCTCCCCAGACCTCCCAGAGACCCCCGCAGCATGCCTCCCACACCAGTTATGACCCGCAATGCCTACAGCAGCAGCCAGCTCAG GTGCGAAGGCTTGCCTCATGGCTTCAGGGCTCGCAGTGGAAGTTTGGAGTCACAGCCCCAGTTGAGAAAGGACGAAGACCCAGAGAAGCCAGTTTTCACCTTGTCACCAGCCCACCGCAGCAACAGCACAGAGATGTTGGAGGATTGCTCTTCCTACACCAGTCAGTCCAGTCTGGACTTCTGCGGGCCTGCCAGTTCCCAATACAGCACCTTAGATTCCCGAAACTCCACCATGCATCGTCTCCACCGCAACGTGGAAGTGTATGGAAATACAGGGAGCATGCCCAACCTGGTGCAGCACCATTCTGGGTGTAGTTACGCCTGTGAGACCTCAGCACACTATGCACCCAGTGCCTACTACGTCTCCGGCTGTCCGTGTCCAGACATGGAGCCTTACGCTAATGGTTCCTATGTGTATGAGAGTGACGTAGAAGGCCACTACAACGTCAACCCCTCGTATCAAATGAACGGCTATCACGGACATGACAGATTCAGGCATTACGGCTCTGACCGAGCTGACGGCCTTTCCCAGAATCCCTACGCGACGGTGAGGCCGCCACGGAGCAGGGAGGGACCCAGAAATGAACTTTTGGCAAAGAACATGCAGAAGGCTATGGTAGCAGAACATCTGAGAGGGTGGTACCATCGGAACCGTGTCCCCAGAGAAGGAGAGCGAGCGGGATATGACTTTGACTGTGGCTCTCAGCTCAGCCTAGGCTACCAGACCATGCCGGCGGCATTCAGCCATTCCAGCAGGACAACCTCTTTCTCATCAG